The following coding sequences lie in one Apium graveolens cultivar Ventura chromosome 1, ASM990537v1, whole genome shotgun sequence genomic window:
- the LOC141714408 gene encoding uncharacterized protein LOC141714408, producing the protein MLVVKHFTGEFEQRDPRTKAYAAKVQDAPLSFETFELNQIGRENNARADALSRLASAETQNLTGSIYLTEAKTPSIEKKECLEIHQGNDWMTPLRNFLEKGILPPDRKEALKIK; encoded by the coding sequence ATGCTAGTTGTGAAACACTTCACGGGGGAATTTGAGCAAAGAGATCCTCGAACGAAAGCCTATGCTGCCAAGGTACAAGATGCTCCTTTGTCgtttgaaacctttgaactaaaTCAAATTGGCAGAGAAAACAATGCTAGGGCAGACGCCCTTTCCAGGCTAGCTTCGGCCGAGACACAGAACTTAACTGGTTCTATTTACCTCACCGAAGCCAAGACGCCTTCGATCGAGAAGAAAGAATGTCTGGAGATTCACCAGGGGAACGATTGGATGACCCCCCTCAGGAACTTTCTGGAGAAAGGCATTCTACCTCCAGACCGAAAAGAAGCGCTAAAAATTAAATAA
- the LOC141714420 gene encoding uncharacterized protein LOC141714420, with amino-acid sequence MAYGTETLISVEVGLKSYRTETYNAATNSFGLRADVDLLEEEREAAHQRNMRYLLQAAQHYDSNVKKRSFGVGYLVLRELVASMPAKRGKLQPNWEGPYKVIEVIRPGTYKLETLSGEAIKNTWHASRLQKFYQ; translated from the coding sequence ATGGCCTATGGAACCGAAACCCTAATTTCAGTAGAAGTAGGCTTGAAATCATATCGAACTGAGACCTACAATGCAGCAACTAATAGCTTCGGGCTGAGGGCGGATGTAGACTTATTGGAGGAGGAAAGAGAAGCCGCCCACCAAAGGAACATGAGATACTTGCTACAAGCAGCACAACACTATGACTCCAATGTCAAGAAGAGGTCTTTCGGAGTCGGATACCTAGTCCTAAGGGAGTTGGTCGCATCTATGCCGGCTAAACGAGGAAAGCTTCAGCCTAACTGGGAGGGGCCCTATAAGGTGATCGAGGTCATTCGTCCCGGAACGTACAAGCTTGAAACATTGTCGGGCGAAGCAATCAAAAATACTTGGCACGCCAGCCGCCTTCAGAAATTTTATCAGtaa